One genomic region from Ptychodera flava strain L36383 chromosome 14, AS_Pfla_20210202, whole genome shotgun sequence encodes:
- the LOC139150607 gene encoding solute carrier organic anion transporter family member 2B1-like: MNFHHEGREEETTTTVTDKESKVARDGHARFWMFNDIRVFSALVFIIIVVHASVLSFTSGILYTLEKRYGLNSEQLAILQTVNSISVMCTMPFIAHIFGKPTDHRPRWLGFGVVVLGIAYLVNVLPQFVFPPYEYDKVGNYSSGGPAAGSGLCGTSPTIGGGDGGCDEAKQDASAESQRAYAIFVVGNALSGFGYGFLGSLSLSYIDDFAGRKAALLLGFADGAWGLGLPLGFGVLGVACLSQYVDFNRVDMAEIDIDESDPRWVGAWWLVGLVGGPLIILLSVPLFFFPKRLPMDEDDRVKEEEENEEEQRNSTEVSFLHGVKGDRENVYKVTE; encoded by the exons ATGAACTTTCATCACGAAGGAAGGGAAGAAGAAACAACAACTACAGTAACTGACAAGGAAAGCAAAGTGGCGCGTGATGGACATGCCAGATTCTGGATGTTTAACGATATACGTGTCTTCTCAGCGTTGGTCTTCATTATCATAGTGGTACATGCTAGTGTACTTTCCTTCACTTCGGGAATTCTCTACACGCTTGAGAAAAGATATGG tctCAATTCTGAACAGTTGGCAATTCTCCAAACTGTGAACAGCATATCAGTGATGTGCACTATGCCCTTCATTGCACATATCTTCGGTAAACCGACCGACCACCGTCCGCGTTGGCTTGGTTTTGGAGTCGTTGTCTTGGGCATCGCCTACTTGGTGAACGTTCTGCCGCAGTTCGTATTTCCTCCATACGAGTACGACAAGGTCGGCAACTATTCCTCGGGAGGACCTGCTGCTGGTTCCGGTCTGTGTGGAACCAGCCCTACGATCGGTGGAGGAGACGGCGGGTGTGATGAGGCGAAGCAAGATGCCTCTGCGGAGAGTCAGAGAGCATACGCCATATTTGTTGTCGGTAACGCGCTGTCTGGATTCGGGTACGGATTCTTGGGTTCACTTAGTTTGTCCTACATCGACGATTTTGCTGGTCGGAAAGCCGCGCTCTTGCTAG GTTTCGCAGATGGAGCGTGGGGCCTCGGCTTGCCACTTGGTTTTGGCGTTTTAGGTGTAGCCTGCCTCTCCCAGTATGTGGACTTCAACCGTGTCGACATGGCCGAAATTGACATCGATGAGTCTGATCCGCGATGGGTAGGAGCTTGGTGGCTTGTTGGACTGGTGGGTGGTCCCTTGATAATTCTGTTATCCGTGCCTCTTTTCTTCTTTCCAAAACGTCTGCCAATGGACGAGGACGACAGAGTAAAGGAAGAGGAGGAAAATGAGGAGGAACAACGAAATTCGACAGAAGTATCATTTCTGCATGGTGTTAAAG GCGACAGAGaaaatgtatacaaagtcacagaATAA
- the LOC139150664 gene encoding solute carrier organic anion transporter family member 4A1-like gives MVTIRCVEKRQKSFSLAVKHVLASLFRIPGNILSGTLIDSTCVLWREDCGNKGACAQYDNRLYRVAVMSLSAAMSAASMFMFFIVLYLLVRQQKRQGQAEIHHRSGSATKDNIQLQKVEAYTHYNQTFQPTE, from the exons atggtaacaataaG GTGTGTTGAGAAGAGACAGAAGTCGTTTTCGTTGGCGGTGAAACATGTCTTGGCATCATTAT TCAGAATTCCAGGTAACATTCTCAGTGGAACGCTCATAGACTCCACCTGTGTTCTGTGGCGCGAAGATTGCGGTAACAAAGGAGCTTGTGCACAATATGACAACCGATTGTACCGTGTGGCCGTGATGTCACTCAGTGCCGCCATGAGTGCAGCTTCCATGTTCATGTTCTTCATCGTGTTATACCTGCTCGTCAGACAGCAAAAGCGACAAGGTCAAGCCGAAATTCACCACAGATCAGGCAGTGCCACCAAAGATAATATTCAACTACAAAAAGTGGAG GCCTATACTCATTACAACCAAACGTTCCAGCCCACTGAGTGA